The Arachis duranensis cultivar V14167 unplaced genomic scaffold, aradu.V14167.gnm2.J7QH unplaced_Scaffold_232527, whole genome shotgun sequence genome contains a region encoding:
- the LOC127744205 gene encoding uncharacterized protein LOC127744205, producing the protein MKLLPEGLAPSSSMDLSKVGERILNSVISTTSRSQLLPLSDRPEIPARAAAAAAIARAIARLPPHQRYSLSTSSEELSSIYGRRPHDQVVEELEDGFYEEDFDPVRHVLEHLSANENEKIYFEKQAALRLTQLDRVAEHLSRHVMEHHEVMVKGMNLVRELERDLRIANVISMNGRRHLTSSVNEVSRDLIVNSYSKKKQALLDLLPILTELHRAFVMKSTLESLVEEGSYCKAFQVFSEYLQVLDSLSELSVIQEMSQGVEVWLGITLQKLDGLLLEICQEFKQDGYITVIDAYALMGDTTGLAEKIQSFFMQEVISETNSVLKFIVQEEEEFPSQNSRLTYSDLCLHIPESKFRQCLLRTLAILFEIMCSYHEIMDFQLERKDSVDQTSNTCNNDISSSPGEAQEVVSDVRASNNSVFSPGDVMCGSSYREESATVTSLAENNVNDGSPSSGSHDPVAEASRKEDNIESSIDSPWYHLRKDATAFVSQTLQRGCKNLWHLTTSRVSVLISSSAAASASIHQFLKNYEDLTVFILAGEAFCGIEAVEFRQKLKLVCENYFITFHKQNVHALKVVLEKDSWLKLPPDTVQLVSFAGLTGDGAPLISLTNTKSTNTSAIDLDKSVNFTHSRARKSGFSDWIRRGNPFLLTSSTPKEGHGYSQPNGMIHGDIIDGGSRNNFGGDKVQPKKNDSVQMKGDDSVSEDENEDLLADFIDEDSQLPSRISKLNLKRGYASHCNDDENTAHTGSSLCLLRCMDKYARLMQKIEVINVEFFKGICQSFEIFFHFIYETFGQLNSSSSGKSSPCSHNHRLKTALSRIKQDCDMWMMKPQSSPTSLGSPFVHAELTPTSPPGMNFGHSSGNSLGLTERCVAVDALSLVARTLNRSRAHLRSMLLQSNTTVLEDFYVHLVDAVPDLIEHVHRTTARLLLHVNGYVERIANSKWEVKELGLEHNGYVDLLLGEFKHYAARLAHGGIRKEIQDKLLDYGLEILAETLVEGLSRVKRCSDEGRALMSLDLQVLINGLQHLLSLNVKSKLQMVETYIKAYYLPDKEYVQWAHAHPVYSKSQIVGLVNLVASMKGWKRKTRLQVLEKIE; encoded by the exons ATGAAACTGTTACCT GAAGGACTAGCACCATCGTCATCAATGGATTTGTCCAAGGTTGGAGAGAGGATCTTGAACTCCGTCATATCCACCACATCGCGCAGCCAGCTGCTTCCCCTCTCCGATCGCCCCGAg ATTCCTGCTCGAGCTGCTGCGGCAGCTGCAATTGCTCGTGCTATTGCAAGATTGCCTCCTCACCAGAGGTATAGTCTTTCAACGAGTTCCGAGGAGTTGAGTTCCATATATGGGAGAAGACCTCATGATCAAGTGGTGGAGGAACTGGAGGATGGATTCTATGAAGAG GACTTTGATCCAGTTAGGCATGTTTTGGAGCATCTTTCAGCAAACGAAAACGAGaagatatattttgaaaaacag GCTGCCCTTAGATTGACACAATTGGATAGAGTAGCGGAGCATTTATCACGTCATGTTATGGAGCATCATGAAGTAATGG TGAAGGGGATGAATTTGGTCAGGGAATTAGAAAGAGACTTGAGGATTGCTAATGTCATCAGCATG aatggaAGAAGACACTTGACATCATCTGTCAATGAGGTTTCAAGGGATCTGATTGTGAATTCTTATTCAAAAAAGAAACAAGCTCTTctg GACCTGCTTCCAATCTTGACTGAACTTCATCGTGCATTTGTTATGAAATCAACACTTGAATCCCTCGTTGAGGAAGGGAGTTACTGCAAG GCATTTCAAGTGTTTTCTGAGTATTTGCAAGTCTTAGATAGCTTGTCAGAGCTCTCAGTAATACAAGAGATGAGTCAGGGTGTGGAG GTTTGGCTAGGAATAACTCTACAGAAGCTGGATGGTCTTTTATTGGAAATATGCCAGGAGTTCAAGCAAGATGGTTATATAACA GTAATCGATGCATATGCATTAATGGGAGATACAACTGGCCTTGCTGAAAAGATACAAAGTTTCTTCATGCAAGAAGTTATTTCAGAAACCAACTCTGTGTTAAAATTTATTGTGCAAGAG GAGGAAGAGTTTCCTTCACAAAATAGTAG GCTCACTTACAGCGATCTATGCCTTCACATACCTGAATCTAAGTTTAGACAGTGCTTATTAAGAACATTGGCTATTCTATTTGAAATTATGTGTTCATACCACGAAATTATGGATTTTCAGCTAGAAAGAAAG GATTCAGTAGACCAAACTTCAAATACGTGCAACAATGACATTTCCAGCAGTCCAGGTGAGGCTCAGGAAGTTGTTTCAGATGTAAGAGCCAGCAACAATTCTGTGTTCAGTCCTGGGGATGTAATGTGTGGCTCGTCTTATAGGGAGGAATCTGCAACAGTTACCTCACTAGCTGAAAATAATGTAAATGATGGTTCACCATCAAGTGGTTCTCATGATCCAGTTGCTGAGGCTTCTAGAAAGGAGGacaacatagaatcaagcattgattCCCCATGGTATCATCTTCGCAAAGATGCAACAGCATTTGTTTCACAAACTCTTCAAAGAGGATGCAAGAATCTATGGCATCTTACTACTAGTCGTGTGTCAGTATTGATTTCTtcttctgctgctgcttctgCTAGTATTCATCAGTTcctgaaaaattatgaagaccTCACTGTCTTCATATTGGCTGGGGAAGCCTTTTGTGGAATTGAAGCAGTTGAATTCAGGCAGAAGTTGAAGCTTGTCTGTGAAAACTATTTTATAACTTTTCATAAACAAAATGTACAT GCACTTAAAGTGGTTTTGGAGAAAGATTCTTGGTTAAAATTACCTCCAGATACAGTGCAACTTGTCAGTTTTGCTGGACTTACTGGTGATGGTGCACCATTGATTTCTTTAACTAATACCAAATCAACTAATACCAGTGCAATTGATTTGGATAAATCAGTAAACTTCACACACAGTAGAGCTAGGAAAAGTGGGTTTTCTGATTGGATTAGAAGGGGAAACCCATTTTTGCTAACATCATCAACCCCTAAAGAAGGTCATGGTTACTCCCAACCCAATGGAATGATTCATGGTGATATTATTGATGGGGGCTCAAGAAACAACTTCGGGGGTGATAAAGTCCAGCCTAAGAAAAATGATTCAGTGCAAATGAAGGGTGATGATTCTGTTTCTGAAGATGAAAATGAGGATCTTCTTGCTGACTTTATTGATGAAGACAGCCAACTACCTAGTCGAATTTCAAAACTGAATCTTAAAAGAGGTTATGCTTCCCATtgtaatgatgatgagaatacAGCACACACCGGATCTTCGCTATGTTTGCTAAG GTGTATGGATAAATATGCAAGGCTTATGCAGAAAATAGAAGTAATAAATGTTGAATTCTTTAAG GGAATATGCCAGTCCTTTgagatttttttccattttataTATGAAACTTTTGGTCAGCTGAATAGTAGTTCAAGTGGAAAAAGTTCACCCTGTTCTCATAATC ATCGGCTGAAGACAGCCTTGTCCAGAATAAAGCAAGACTGTGACATGTGGATGATGAAACCCCAGTCATCACCCACGTCTCTAGGTTCACCATTTGTACATGCAGAGTTGACCCCTACAAGTCCTCCTGGCATGAATTTTGGTCATTCTTCAGGGAATTCATTGGGTCTCACG GAAAGGTGTGTAGCTGTTGACGCTCTGTCTCTTGTTGCTCGGACACTGAATAGATCCAGAGCTCATCTCCGATCAATGCTTTTGCAGAGTAATACAACTGTACTTGAGGATTTCTATGTGCATCTG GTGGATGCTGTTCCAGATCTTATAGAGCATGTTCATAGGACAACAGCAAGACTCCTTCTTCATGTTAATGG GTACGTCGAACGCATCGCCAATTCTAAATGGGAAGTGAAAGAGCTAGGTCTAGAGCATAATGG GTATGTTGATTTATTGCTGGGGGAATTTAAGCATTATGCAGCACGACTTGCTCATGGTGGAATTCGTAAAGAG ATTCAAGACAAACTATTGGACTATGGACTTGAAATCCTAGCAGAAACGCTTGTCGAAGGACTTTCACGGGTGAAGAGATGTAGTGATGAAGGACGAGCTCTAATGTCATTAGATCTGCAG GTTTTAATCAATGGGCTACAACATCTTTTGTCGTTGAATGTGAAGTCCAAGCTACAAATGGTTGAAACTTATATCAAG GCTTACTACCTTCCTGATAAAGAATATGTGCAATGGGCACATGCACACCCG GTATATAGTAAAAGCCAGATTGTTGGACTGGTCAACCTGGTCGCCTCTATGAAAGGTTGGAAGCGGAAAACCAGGTTGCAAGTACTAGAGAAGATTGAGTGA
- the LOC127744204 gene encoding protein RGF1 INDUCIBLE TRANSCRIPTION FACTOR 1-like, whose translation MKSTSAMVPSWLENLLSTRFFSLCNVHKKQSRNECKMFCLDCNNEAYCAHCIAYSHEKHRVVQIRRSSYHDVVRVKEIENALNITGIQTYRINGYQVFFLITRPINPNNKSLVWTKTSEKESIPIEGVSRTMLSQSAQLPTTAVPTPSNANSRKRKGTPCRAAS comes from the exons ATGAAATCAACCTCGGCAATG GTGCCATCATGGCTTGAGAATCTATTGTCGACAAGATTCTTCTCTCTGTGCAATGTGCACAAGAAACAATCTAGGAATGAATGCAAAATGTTCTGTCTCGATTGCAACAATGAAGCATATTGCGCACATTGCATAGCATATTCTCATGAAAAACACCGAGTTGTTCAG ATAAGGAGATCATCTTATCATGATGTTGTGAGAGTGAAAGAGATTGAAAATGCTTTGAACATAACTGGGATTCAGACATATAGAATCAATGGTTACCAGGTCTTTTTCCTGATTACAAGGCCTATTAATCCAAATAATAAGAGC CTTGTGTGGACAAAGACGAGTGAGAAGGAAAGCATCCCCATTGAAGGAGTTTCAAGAACCATGCTATCACAGTCTGCTCAGCTGCCCACCACTGCTGTTCCTACGCCATCCAATGCAAattcaaggaaaagaaaaggaacaCCTTGTAGGGCTgcttcttaa